DNA from Synechococcus sp. CBW1108:
GATCGGGCGAGTGGGGACTGGCGTGAGGCGGGAAACAAGGGGCTCAAGCCCCCGCCTTCCACGCCTCACGGAACAATCAACCTGCGAAGGGGTTGGCGAACAGCAGCACCAGGGCGACCACGAGGCCGTAGATGGTGAGCGCTTCCATGAAGGCCAGGGACAGCAGCAGGGTGCCGCGGATCTTGCCTTCGGCTTCGGGCTGACGTGCAATGCCTTCAACGGCGCCGCCAGCTGCGGTGCCCTGACCGATGCCGGGGCCGATGGCACCGAGGCCGACAGCCAGGCCAGCAGCCAGAACAGACGCAGCGGAGGTGATGGAATCCATGGTGGAGTGGGGGATGGGAGTCGCGGTTATGGCGCGTAGTGGAGCTGGGTTCAAACCCGGCGCTTGGGACATCCCTAATGGGGATGGGCCCGGGGTGCGGCCGGACCTGCGCGAGGCAGATTTAGCAGAGCGCCTAGTGGTGCTCCTCGTGCACCGCCTCACCGATGTAGTAGGCGGCAAGGGTGGCGAAGATCAATGCCTGGATGGCGCTTGTGAACAGGCCCAGGAACATGGCCGGCAAGGGCACAATCAGGGGCACCAAAAACGCCAGCACTGCCACCACCAGTTCGTCCGCCAGAATGTTGCCAA
Protein-coding regions in this window:
- the atpE gene encoding ATP synthase F0 subunit C → MDSITSAASVLAAGLAVGLGAIGPGIGQGTAAGGAVEGIARQPEAEGKIRGTLLLSLAFMEALTIYGLVVALVLLFANPFAG